One Actinospica robiniae DSM 44927 genomic region harbors:
- a CDS encoding serine hydrolase domain-containing protein — MDEEPGRSNDIPSAAVRLVAAAVAEGVVPAAVLAVGRGADGPWSMYYAGSTRLGPEGRDITPDTLFDLASLTKVVATTPCVLRLADAGELDLDTPVAGYLPEFAGEDVTPRHLLTHTAGLPSHRLLYQLPGGPKERLAAAYHEPLISRPGEQVCYSDLGFILLGELVGKLTGSPLDAAARELVFDPLGMADTGYLPTAPRERFAATEPRPDTGLPQIGVVHDENAEALGGVAGHAGVFGTVGDLVRYVRNGWLAEESPILSPRIRREAFTCQTAAAEGGRRGLGWALAGDQWDHMTAAWPDSRAGHTGFTGVSAALDPASGLWTLLLTNAVHLGRDHSGIILLRRTVHAAVAAWDAARAEGEARSPDLDGGGHGGGAYAGGRVLRSHH; from the coding sequence ATGGACGAGGAGCCCGGCCGGAGCAACGACATCCCGAGCGCCGCGGTGCGTCTCGTCGCGGCGGCCGTGGCCGAGGGCGTCGTCCCCGCCGCGGTGCTGGCCGTCGGCCGGGGCGCCGACGGGCCGTGGAGCATGTACTACGCCGGCAGTACCCGGCTCGGGCCCGAAGGCCGCGACATCACTCCGGACACCCTCTTCGACCTGGCTTCGCTCACCAAGGTGGTCGCCACCACGCCGTGCGTGCTGCGCCTCGCCGACGCAGGCGAGCTCGACCTCGACACGCCCGTCGCCGGCTACCTGCCCGAGTTCGCCGGCGAGGATGTGACGCCGCGTCACCTTCTCACCCATACCGCTGGTCTGCCCTCGCACAGGCTGCTCTACCAGCTGCCGGGCGGCCCCAAGGAAAGGCTGGCCGCCGCGTATCACGAGCCCCTGATCAGCCGGCCCGGCGAGCAGGTCTGCTACTCCGACCTCGGCTTCATCCTCCTCGGCGAGCTCGTCGGAAAACTGACCGGCAGCCCCCTCGACGCCGCCGCCCGCGAACTCGTCTTCGACCCGCTCGGCATGGCCGATACCGGCTACCTGCCTACGGCCCCGCGCGAACGCTTCGCCGCGACCGAGCCGCGCCCGGACACGGGGCTGCCGCAGATCGGCGTCGTGCACGACGAGAACGCCGAAGCGCTCGGCGGCGTGGCCGGCCACGCGGGCGTGTTCGGCACCGTCGGCGACCTCGTGCGGTACGTGCGCAACGGCTGGCTGGCCGAGGAGAGCCCGATCCTCTCGCCGCGCATCCGCCGCGAAGCCTTCACCTGCCAGACCGCCGCGGCGGAAGGCGGCCGCCGCGGCCTCGGCTGGGCGCTGGCCGGAGACCAGTGGGACCACATGACCGCGGCCTGGCCGGACAGCCGGGCCGGACACACCGGGTTCACCGGTGTCAGCGCCGCGCTGGATCCCGCCAGCGGGCTGTGGACGCTGCTGCTGACCAACGCGGTGCACCTCGGCCGCGACCATTCCGGCATCATTCTGCTCCGCCGGACCGTGCACGCGGCCGTCGCTGCGTGGGACGCCGCGAGAGCCGAAGGCGAGGCGAGGTCGCCAGACCTTGACGGCGGCGGGCACGGCGGGGGCGCCTACGCCGGTGGCCGGGTACTACGATCGCACCACTGA
- a CDS encoding GNAT family N-acetyltransferase — MFESSAGQVRGAEAADIPALRRIATQSLRWDQPDASSFVELLWPQDNPELAVVAIDGSEPVGCALGSLRGERGHVNLLMVAPGARGRGFGKALLQALEQRLESAGAQRIFVGGASPRFAWAGVDVRYSAAGFLLESAGYVRASQAVNMTVDLTEAESWLDDVGSETVPEGVTLRLLREDDRAAVTPWLASFGGTWLEETLATLEQPGSGCHLAIRDNGTPDAAYLGFACYGVNRADWFGPMGTDEASRGLGIGSVLLRRCLADLRAAGYDSAQIAWVGPTKFYAKVVDAYIDRVFWIYRKAD; from the coding sequence GTGTTCGAATCGTCCGCCGGGCAGGTGCGCGGCGCTGAAGCCGCGGACATCCCGGCCCTGCGTCGGATAGCCACACAGTCGTTGCGCTGGGACCAGCCCGACGCGAGTTCGTTCGTGGAACTGCTTTGGCCGCAGGACAACCCGGAATTGGCCGTGGTCGCGATCGACGGCAGCGAGCCGGTCGGCTGCGCGCTCGGGTCGCTGCGCGGAGAGCGCGGGCACGTCAACCTCCTCATGGTCGCACCCGGTGCTCGCGGGCGTGGGTTCGGAAAAGCACTGCTGCAAGCGCTGGAGCAGCGGCTGGAGAGCGCCGGAGCACAGCGGATCTTCGTGGGCGGGGCAAGCCCGCGGTTCGCCTGGGCCGGCGTCGACGTGCGCTATTCGGCCGCGGGCTTCCTCCTGGAATCGGCCGGGTATGTCAGAGCAAGCCAGGCTGTGAATATGACGGTCGACCTGACTGAAGCAGAGTCCTGGCTCGACGACGTCGGCAGCGAAACAGTCCCCGAGGGTGTGACCCTGCGGCTGCTGCGCGAGGACGACCGCGCAGCTGTCACGCCTTGGCTCGCCTCGTTCGGCGGGACCTGGCTGGAGGAGACGCTCGCAACGCTGGAGCAGCCCGGATCAGGTTGCCACCTGGCCATTCGCGACAACGGTACGCCAGACGCGGCTTACCTCGGATTCGCTTGCTATGGAGTCAATCGCGCCGACTGGTTCGGGCCGATGGGCACCGACGAAGCGTCGCGCGGCCTCGGTATCGGCAGCGTCCTGCTTCGCCGGTGCCTCGCCGACCTGCGCGCGGCCGGGTACGACTCGGCGCAGATCGCGTGGGTGGGGCCGACGAAGTTCTACGCCAAGGTCGTCGACGCCTACATCGACCGAGTCTTCTGGATCTACCGTAAGGCGGACTGA
- a CDS encoding glycoside hydrolase family 3 protein — MVLPADLSRLALHVLQPGFAGTQAPEWVRRRIGEGLGSVLLFGRNVRDADQVATLTAALHAENPKLIIGVDEEGGDVTRLEAASGSSYPGNLALGAVDDAELTRKVARSLGRRMVAAGIDLDYAPDADVNNNPANPVIGVRSFGADPELVARHVAAWVEGLQSTGIAGCAKHFPGHGDTAVDSHVALPTVRMSRAELAATALPPFRAAIDAGVRAVMLGHLLLPALDAEHPASVSRAAVDLLRRDLGFRGLITTDALEMAAVARRYGVEGAAVRALAAGVDLLCVGHEGDDALVGRLQAAIVDAVLTGELGEERLAEASGRVVAFLAEGGREADEKPTDDDEEIGLEATRRALRVTISQPGALPLATPPHHVAFTSAGPVALGSVADTALGTQLLSRMPGTTVALLGECTDAAIEHVLAAASGRPLVLGVRSAHRHEWMGDALSRILAARPDAIVAELGLPGSRPAGAAYLVAHGASRACAAAVAEVLCPSRS, encoded by the coding sequence ATGGTGCTCCCGGCTGACCTCTCCCGGCTCGCTCTCCATGTGCTGCAGCCCGGGTTCGCGGGGACTCAAGCGCCGGAGTGGGTACGCCGGCGGATCGGCGAAGGGCTCGGATCGGTGCTCCTCTTCGGGCGCAACGTCCGCGATGCGGACCAAGTCGCCACGCTCACCGCCGCGCTGCACGCCGAGAACCCGAAGCTGATCATCGGCGTTGACGAGGAGGGCGGCGACGTCACCCGACTGGAAGCAGCGTCAGGATCCTCATATCCGGGGAACCTGGCGCTCGGCGCGGTGGACGACGCCGAGCTCACCCGGAAGGTCGCGCGATCGTTGGGGCGACGCATGGTCGCAGCCGGCATCGATCTGGACTACGCCCCGGACGCCGACGTGAACAACAACCCGGCCAATCCCGTGATCGGCGTGCGATCGTTCGGTGCCGATCCCGAATTGGTCGCGCGGCACGTCGCGGCATGGGTGGAAGGCCTGCAGAGCACGGGAATCGCGGGCTGTGCGAAGCACTTCCCAGGCCACGGCGACACGGCTGTGGACTCGCACGTGGCGCTGCCGACCGTGCGGATGAGCCGGGCCGAGCTCGCCGCCACGGCGCTACCGCCGTTCCGCGCCGCCATCGACGCGGGCGTCCGCGCGGTCATGCTCGGGCATCTGCTGCTGCCCGCTCTCGATGCCGAGCACCCCGCGTCCGTCAGCCGGGCCGCGGTGGATCTCCTTCGCCGGGATCTCGGATTCAGGGGTCTGATCACGACGGATGCGCTGGAGATGGCCGCGGTCGCACGACGCTACGGCGTTGAAGGTGCGGCGGTTCGGGCGCTGGCGGCGGGCGTGGACCTGCTGTGCGTCGGACACGAAGGCGACGACGCGCTGGTGGGGCGGCTTCAGGCCGCCATCGTCGATGCCGTGCTGACGGGTGAGTTGGGGGAGGAGCGGCTCGCCGAGGCGAGCGGCAGGGTCGTGGCGTTCCTCGCTGAAGGCGGCCGTGAGGCCGACGAAAAGCCGACAGATGACGACGAGGAGATCGGGCTCGAGGCCACTCGCAGGGCTCTGCGAGTCACCATCTCCCAGCCGGGTGCGCTGCCGCTGGCCACGCCGCCTCACCACGTCGCTTTCACCTCCGCCGGACCAGTTGCGCTCGGCAGCGTCGCGGACACCGCCCTAGGCACTCAGCTGCTGTCGCGCATGCCCGGGACGACGGTCGCGTTGCTGGGGGAGTGCACTGACGCAGCGATCGAACATGTGCTGGCTGCGGCATCCGGCCGTCCGTTGGTGCTGGGCGTCCGGTCGGCGCATCGACACGAGTGGATGGGTGACGCGCTCTCCCGGATCCTCGCGGCCAGGCCGGACGCGATCGTCGCCGAACTCGGGTTGCCCGGCAGCCGACCGGCCGGTGCCGCCTATCTGGTGGCGCACGGCGCGAGCCGCGCCTGCGCGGCCGCGGTGGCCGAGGTGCTCTGCCCATCGCGATCATGA